Proteins encoded by one window of Candidatus Nitrosocosmicus hydrocola:
- a CDS encoding TfuA-like protein — MSDSKPIIFLGPSLSTEKAKKILEADYRKPAKKGDFLQLMFKETKIVGLVDGFFLQDYPPTPIEIYNLLRKKGTKVYGSSSLGALRAVELSKYGMIGVGKIFNLFKKGILDADDEVAVTFTDYSDYKSEALIDIRYNLFLALKMRIIDDEAKKIILRISKQTYFPYRTYGDILDKCKHKHPEIESQIQEFREYLQTNRKSLKEDDAVLLLRRIKGDMESINSSSSSSSSSLSSGK, encoded by the coding sequence ATGTCTGACTCTAAACCGATAATTTTTCTTGGCCCTTCTCTTTCAACAGAGAAAGCCAAAAAAATCTTGGAAGCCGATTATAGGAAACCAGCCAAAAAAGGAGATTTTCTGCAATTAATGTTCAAAGAAACCAAAATTGTTGGCCTAGTCGACGGATTTTTTCTGCAGGACTATCCTCCAACTCCAATCGAAATATACAATCTATTAAGGAAAAAGGGAACGAAAGTTTATGGCTCTTCGAGTTTGGGGGCACTTCGTGCTGTAGAATTATCCAAATATGGAATGATTGGAGTGGGCAAGATATTTAATTTGTTTAAAAAAGGTATTCTAGATGCTGATGATGAGGTTGCGGTTACTTTTACAGATTATTCTGATTACAAATCAGAAGCACTGATAGATATAAGATATAATCTCTTTTTAGCCCTTAAAATGAGGATTATTGATGATGAAGCCAAAAAGATTATTCTTAGAATATCAAAACAAACGTATTTCCCTTACAGAACTTATGGTGATATTTTAGATAAATGTAAACACAAGCATCCAGAGATTGAATCTCAAATTCAAGAATTTAGAGAGTATCTCCAAACAAATAGAAAAAGTTTGAAGGAGGACGACGCTGTATTGTTATTGAGGCGAATAAAAGGCGATATGGAATCAATCAATAGTAGTAGTAGTAGTAGTAGTAGTAGTCTTAGCAGCGGAAAATAA
- a CDS encoding YcaO-like family protein, with product MASESIFLLKSRKKWNSNGTSRIQPVEETLEMVNPLVKEIGITRIADITNMDRLQIPNYSAVLPGTEDYIWVYSGKGPTKNHAKASVIMESIERYSSLPANYEGKILKGKYKELSKSYNVLKYDEVIEPLSFQLNDEMNMDYCIGYDLINQTDILVPSPLAIFRYTPNPPSINPYSFFHTNGLASGNVMEEAICHALCEVIERDAVSIAEFSSSAFQYHILKTIENDILKKGIRTKTLDSKNFIDDNTIYSDIDLNGLDYPPVERIVRQFKKCQISLTVKDITTEIGIPTFIASSVEWVNHDYGYLVEGHGTHPDSRIALMRAITEVSQSRAANIQGSRDDLRKMKYDPQNSDENRSWQFMVSSKKKAFTEVKSFYHEDILDDIKLILGKLKDKGFKNAIVVNLTNSRLQVPVVRIIVPGLETFKINKLAVGRRAQESAIRCLTLNR from the coding sequence TTGGCAAGTGAATCTATCTTTTTACTAAAATCAAGAAAAAAATGGAATAGCAATGGAACTTCAAGAATCCAACCAGTAGAGGAGACACTAGAGATGGTGAATCCATTGGTTAAGGAAATAGGCATTACGAGAATAGCCGATATCACCAATATGGATAGATTGCAAATACCCAATTATTCTGCGGTGTTACCTGGAACAGAGGACTACATTTGGGTATATAGCGGAAAAGGTCCTACAAAGAACCATGCAAAAGCAAGTGTAATCATGGAAAGTATAGAAAGGTATTCTTCGCTACCTGCCAATTATGAAGGAAAAATTCTAAAAGGAAAATATAAAGAACTATCCAAGAGTTATAATGTTCTAAAGTATGACGAGGTTATAGAGCCGTTATCATTTCAATTAAATGACGAAATGAATATGGATTATTGCATAGGGTATGACCTTATTAACCAAACAGATATTTTGGTACCGTCTCCCCTCGCTATCTTTAGGTATACTCCAAATCCCCCATCAATAAATCCTTATTCGTTTTTTCATACGAATGGATTAGCATCAGGTAATGTGATGGAGGAAGCAATATGTCATGCACTTTGCGAGGTAATAGAAAGAGATGCCGTAAGTATTGCTGAATTTTCCAGCAGTGCTTTTCAATACCATATCCTCAAGACGATTGAAAATGACATTCTGAAAAAAGGTATTCGAACAAAAACATTAGATTCCAAGAATTTTATTGATGATAATACAATTTATTCTGACATTGACTTAAACGGATTGGATTATCCTCCTGTGGAAAGGATTGTTAGGCAGTTTAAAAAGTGCCAAATTTCATTAACAGTAAAGGATATTACAACTGAAATAGGAATACCTACATTCATAGCAAGCAGCGTCGAATGGGTCAATCATGATTACGGCTATCTGGTCGAAGGACACGGTACTCATCCTGATTCAAGAATTGCGTTGATGCGTGCTATCACTGAAGTATCTCAATCCAGAGCGGCCAATATTCAGGGTTCACGGGATGATTTGAGAAAAATGAAATATGATCCTCAAAACAGTGATGAGAATAGGTCGTGGCAATTTATGGTTTCTTCAAAAAAGAAGGCATTCACTGAGGTAAAATCCTTTTATCATGAAGATATACTGGATGATATTAAACTAATTCTTGGAAAACTAAAAGATAAAGGCTTTAAAAATGCTATAGTGGTTAATTTGACAAATTCTAGGCTACAAGTTCCGGTTGTTCGAATTATCGTTCCTGGATTAGAAACATTTAAGATAAATAAACTGGCCGTAGGTAGACGAGCTCAGGAGAGCGCAATTAGATGTCTGACTCTAAACCGATAA
- the leuD gene encoding 3-isopropylmalate dehydratase small subunit (catalyzes the isomerization between 2-isopropylmalate and 3-isopropylmalate in leucine biosynthesis) → MILKGSVHKYNKANIDTDVIIPGPYLKIHDHDELAKHAMEGIDLDFTKKVSKGDFLLVGHNFGCGSSREHAPIALSKTGIKAILAPSFARIFYRNSIDGGYLLPIEIEENVLEKIRDKDEIEIDLEKNNITNLSNNEKYPIKPFSKIIAGIIEAGGLFNYKIP, encoded by the coding sequence ATGATTTTAAAAGGCTCTGTCCACAAATACAATAAGGCAAATATCGACACCGATGTGATTATACCTGGTCCCTATCTGAAAATCCATGATCATGATGAGTTAGCTAAACATGCCATGGAAGGAATTGATCTAGATTTTACAAAAAAAGTATCTAAAGGTGATTTTCTTTTAGTTGGTCATAACTTTGGATGTGGTTCAAGCAGGGAACACGCCCCAATAGCTCTTTCCAAAACTGGGATAAAAGCTATTTTGGCTCCATCATTTGCAAGAATTTTCTATAGAAATTCAATAGATGGAGGATATTTATTACCAATTGAAATCGAAGAAAATGTTTTAGAAAAAATTAGAGATAAAGATGAGATAGAAATCGATCTTGAAAAGAATAATATTACAAATTTATCCAATAATGAAAAATATCCGATAAAGCCTTTCAGCAAAATAATCGCTGGCATAATTGAGGCGGGAGGGTTGTTTAATTACAAAATTCCTTGA
- a CDS encoding 3-isopropylmalate dehydratase large subunit has product MTLTEKILSHSSHSKSVTPGEIIFSNVDKVMVHDVSGPGVIKVFKELEKKGIQLEKVWNPDKVWISEDHFVPASDRISADNVIQLTNWAQKYGIKRHYKYGMGQYGICHTISHEEGLVLPGEVYVGGDSHTNTTGAVGAFTAGLGHTDIAYVLKYGKIWFKVPETMLFKINGKKPDHIMAKDIILNIISDIGTDGANYKTMQFTGDVVDKLEMEERFTLTNMTTEAGAKNGIIEPDQITADYLSSRNNSQIKLEKGDHDATYSEIFEYDCEKMEPSVAKPYSPENVVTVREVPNTEIDKAYIGSCTGAKLSDLRSAAKILQGKKVKVRTEVLPAAQSIYMKAIKEGLVTIFMESGAVIGPPTCGACCGAHMGVLGKDEICVSTTNRNFPGRMGHVTSQTYLASPMVVAASAVTGKLTDPRDL; this is encoded by the coding sequence ATGACATTAACTGAGAAAATTCTTTCTCATTCCTCACATTCTAAATCTGTTACACCAGGTGAGATTATTTTTTCAAATGTTGATAAAGTTATGGTTCATGATGTCTCTGGTCCTGGGGTAATTAAGGTCTTTAAGGAGTTGGAAAAAAAAGGTATCCAGTTAGAAAAAGTCTGGAATCCAGATAAGGTTTGGATTTCCGAAGATCATTTTGTTCCAGCTTCGGATAGGATCTCAGCAGACAATGTAATACAGCTGACAAATTGGGCTCAAAAGTATGGCATTAAGCGACATTACAAATATGGAATGGGGCAGTATGGGATCTGTCATACCATATCTCATGAGGAGGGCTTGGTTTTACCCGGGGAGGTCTATGTAGGTGGAGACTCTCATACAAATACAACAGGAGCTGTCGGTGCGTTTACAGCAGGTTTGGGACATACTGACATTGCATATGTTTTAAAATATGGTAAAATTTGGTTTAAGGTACCTGAGACAATGTTATTCAAAATAAATGGAAAAAAACCCGATCATATTATGGCCAAGGATATTATCCTAAATATAATCTCAGATATTGGGACCGATGGGGCAAATTACAAGACTATGCAGTTTACCGGTGATGTAGTAGATAAATTGGAGATGGAAGAAAGATTCACACTGACTAACATGACAACTGAGGCAGGTGCCAAAAATGGGATAATCGAACCAGATCAGATTACTGCTGATTATTTGAGCAGCAGGAATAATTCACAAATTAAATTGGAAAAAGGAGATCATGATGCTACCTACAGTGAAATATTTGAATATGATTGCGAAAAAATGGAACCATCAGTAGCAAAACCTTATTCACCAGAAAATGTGGTCACTGTGAGAGAAGTTCCAAATACTGAAATAGATAAAGCCTACATCGGATCATGCACAGGTGCCAAACTTTCGGATTTGAGATCTGCTGCAAAAATACTACAGGGTAAGAAGGTCAAAGTACGAACCGAAGTACTTCCAGCGGCTCAATCCATATATATGAAAGCAATCAAAGAGGGGCTAGTTACTATTTTTATGGAATCAGGTGCAGTAATTGGTCCACCCACTTGTGGGGCCTGTTGCGGTGCACATATGGGTGTCTTGGGAAAAGATGAAATTTGCGTAAGTACTACGAATAGAAACTTTCCAGGAAGAATGGGCCACGTTACGTCTCAAACGTATCTGGCCTCCCCTATGGTTGTTGCTGCATCAGCCGTTACTGGAAAATTGACTGATCCGAGGGATCTTTAA
- a CDS encoding coenzyme F420-0:L-glutamate ligase has product MEIIPIHLEKESSRFDIFEKIIKNKQNIAIEDFDVLVISSKYLSIGEGRIRKLSDVKPSQEAILMAKNYHINSKMMELIIRESDEIFGGLYGFVLTSVHNILAPNAGIDKSNVPKDHVVLYPKHPYESLETLRNKFLISYGKKIGIVLSDSRILPMRKGTTGVALACSGFEPVIDLKGTKDLFGNVLKYTSQNIADCLASIGTMVMGESDASTPVIILRGLKMKFTNRPISSESLGIESKFDLYIRGLSGKPS; this is encoded by the coding sequence TTGGAAATAATCCCCATCCATCTAGAAAAAGAGTCATCCAGATTTGACATATTTGAGAAAATTATCAAGAATAAACAAAATATAGCAATTGAAGATTTCGATGTACTGGTCATCTCAAGCAAGTATTTATCCATTGGTGAGGGGAGAATAAGGAAATTAAGTGATGTAAAGCCCTCCCAGGAGGCAATTCTAATGGCCAAAAATTATCATATAAATTCGAAAATGATGGAGCTGATCATACGAGAATCTGATGAGATTTTTGGAGGATTGTATGGATTTGTTCTCACTTCTGTGCACAATATCTTGGCTCCAAATGCGGGCATTGACAAATCAAATGTTCCCAAGGATCATGTAGTATTGTATCCAAAACACCCCTACGAATCCTTAGAAACTCTTAGGAACAAATTCCTGATTAGTTACGGAAAAAAGATTGGAATAGTATTATCAGATAGTAGAATTTTGCCTATGAGAAAAGGTACTACTGGTGTAGCATTGGCCTGTAGTGGATTTGAACCGGTAATAGATTTGAAGGGAACAAAAGATCTTTTTGGAAATGTCTTGAAATATACGTCACAAAATATTGCTGATTGCTTGGCCTCAATTGGAACAATGGTGATGGGTGAATCGGATGCTTCAACTCCAGTAATTATATTAAGAGGACTGAAAATGAAGTTTACAAACAGGCCCATTTCAAGCGAATCATTAGGTATTGAAAGCAAATTCGACTTGTACATAAGAGGCCTGTCAGGAAAACCTTCCTAG
- a CDS encoding OBG GTPase family GTP-binding protein, translating into MGIPEKIKSIQDEIHKTQINKATEFHIGLLKAKIAKLKREQEENTHGKTVSTGGGSAGFDVRKAGDGTVVLIGFPSVGKSTLLNAITNAKSKTGAYSFTTLTAVPGMLDYNGAQIQILDLPGIIEGAAAGKGLGKRVLSVARNANLVLIILDVFQINHLEVIRKELSEIGVKVDEKPPDITLEKTSTGGISVNIQAAVQVDENFIRNVMRINGIHNGRITIREKGLTIDQLIDVMSGNRVYIPSLVVINKIDLVDPEYVKSVTSKLKVPYVAVSADANKNIESLKREIYNQLDFVRIYMKPKGQEADLVEPLIMPRDSTVQNICNKIHRNMVRDFKFAQIWGKSVKYGGQKVGLEHRLIDEDILTIVKKINAL; encoded by the coding sequence ATGGGAATTCCAGAGAAAATTAAGTCGATCCAAGATGAGATTCATAAGACCCAAATAAATAAGGCAACCGAATTTCATATAGGTCTACTTAAGGCAAAAATTGCGAAATTAAAAAGAGAACAAGAAGAAAATACCCATGGTAAAACTGTTTCCACAGGAGGTGGAAGTGCAGGATTTGATGTCAGAAAAGCAGGAGATGGCACGGTTGTTTTGATCGGATTTCCAAGTGTAGGAAAATCGACTTTACTAAATGCAATAACTAATGCAAAATCAAAAACAGGTGCCTACTCATTTACTACATTGACCGCTGTACCAGGTATGCTAGACTACAATGGAGCCCAAATTCAGATTCTAGATTTGCCTGGAATTATAGAGGGAGCCGCAGCAGGAAAGGGTCTTGGAAAAAGAGTCTTGTCCGTTGCTAGAAATGCTAATCTTGTTTTAATTATTTTGGATGTATTTCAAATTAACCATCTTGAAGTCATAAGAAAAGAGCTTTCTGAAATCGGTGTGAAAGTCGACGAGAAACCTCCAGATATAACATTAGAAAAAACTTCAACTGGCGGGATATCAGTTAACATTCAAGCTGCAGTCCAAGTTGATGAGAATTTCATTAGAAACGTCATGCGCATTAACGGTATACATAATGGTCGTATAACAATCAGAGAAAAGGGCCTAACGATAGATCAATTGATTGACGTCATGTCAGGCAATCGAGTATACATTCCTTCATTAGTGGTCATAAACAAGATAGATCTAGTCGATCCAGAATACGTTAAATCCGTGACTTCAAAATTAAAAGTACCGTACGTTGCAGTTTCTGCAGATGCAAATAAAAATATTGAATCTCTAAAACGAGAAATTTACAACCAGCTAGACTTTGTTAGAATTTACATGAAACCAAAAGGTCAAGAGGCAGACTTAGTTGAACCGCTTATTATGCCAAGAGACAGTACTGTTCAGAATATCTGTAACAAGATTCATCGAAATATGGTGAGGGATTTCAAGTTTGCACAGATTTGGGGGAAAAGTGTGAAATACGGTGGTCAGAAGGTAGGATTAGAGCATAGACTTATCGATGAAGATATCCTTACAATTGTTAAAAAAATAAACGCATTGTAA
- a CDS encoding ribonuclease HI family protein: MHIDGASRGNPGLSAIGIIIKENDIVIKEYGEFIGVKTNNQAEYEALRRALEICTDIDKEVNILSDSELLINQRNQKYRIRSQELKILSREIASLEKNYDKITYRHIPRSKNSQADYMANKALDKHLSTGASE; this comes from the coding sequence GTGCACATTGACGGCGCAAGCAGAGGCAATCCAGGTTTGTCTGCAATTGGAATCATAATAAAAGAGAATGACATAGTAATCAAAGAATATGGTGAATTCATTGGTGTAAAGACCAATAATCAGGCTGAATATGAAGCACTACGAAGAGCATTAGAAATCTGTACCGACATTGATAAGGAGGTTAACATATTATCAGACAGTGAATTGCTTATAAACCAAAGGAATCAAAAATACAGGATCAGAAGTCAAGAGCTCAAGATACTATCCCGGGAAATTGCCAGCCTTGAAAAAAATTACGACAAAATAACCTACAGGCATATTCCCAGATCAAAAAATAGTCAAGCTGACTACATGGCTAATAAAGCACTTGACAAGCATCTAAGTACTGGTGCGAGCGAATAA
- a CDS encoding isocitrate/isopropylmalate dehydrogenase family protein encodes MSNKKAAIINGDGTGPELVNAMVKVLKSCNTNVELITCDAGSEWWEKNKGSSYISEEVWETLRNSDACFKGPTTTVPNPDAPRSVAVSIRQKFQLYANIRPIKTYKISKLQLNFICVRESTEGLYAGIEFKTSDDSAVAIRKTTGKGCRRVVKKAFELAKQKGFKKVFAITKRNILKETDGIFWKAVTDENKQYPDIEVEEYYIDNMTQQLVKNPERFNDSLLLSTNLFMDIISECASGHVGSIGNVYSGNYGDTYAMFEPAHGSAPKHARQDKVNPVATILSGAWMVEYLGEKHISDAIFKATEEIIDEGKFLTYDLGGSASLSKMAEEIAQRSASLVRK; translated from the coding sequence TTGAGCAATAAAAAAGCGGCTATAATAAATGGTGACGGCACTGGTCCGGAATTGGTGAATGCAATGGTCAAAGTGCTGAAATCGTGTAATACTAATGTAGAACTGATAACTTGTGATGCAGGTTCTGAATGGTGGGAGAAAAATAAGGGGAGTTCATATATCTCAGAGGAAGTATGGGAGACCCTCAGAAACTCTGATGCTTGTTTTAAAGGACCGACTACTACAGTACCAAACCCCGATGCACCCAGGAGTGTAGCTGTAAGCATAAGACAGAAATTTCAGCTTTATGCAAATATTCGTCCCATAAAAACTTACAAGATTTCAAAATTACAATTAAATTTTATTTGCGTACGTGAGTCTACTGAAGGATTGTATGCAGGTATTGAGTTTAAGACAAGCGATGATTCGGCTGTAGCTATAAGAAAGACTACAGGAAAAGGGTGTAGAAGAGTGGTAAAAAAAGCATTTGAATTGGCAAAACAAAAAGGGTTCAAAAAAGTATTTGCAATTACAAAGAGAAATATTCTTAAAGAAACTGATGGTATTTTTTGGAAAGCTGTTACTGATGAAAATAAACAATATCCAGATATTGAAGTTGAAGAATACTATATTGACAACATGACACAGCAGCTTGTAAAGAATCCAGAGAGGTTCAATGACAGTTTATTGCTCAGCACCAATCTTTTTATGGATATCATTTCCGAATGTGCTTCAGGCCATGTTGGATCTATTGGTAACGTATATTCTGGAAATTATGGAGATACGTATGCCATGTTTGAGCCAGCACATGGCAGTGCACCTAAACACGCAAGACAAGACAAGGTAAATCCAGTGGCAACCATACTTTCTGGCGCTTGGATGGTTGAATATTTGGGAGAGAAACACATTTCAGATGCCATTTTTAAAGCCACAGAAGAAATTATTGATGAAGGCAAGTTTTTGACATACGACTTGGGTGGTTCCGCATCTCTATCAAAAATGGCCGAAGAAATAGCTCAAAGATCAGCTTCTTTGGTTAGGAAATAA
- a CDS encoding HemK2/MTQ2 family protein methyltransferase — protein MYRPAEDTFFMEDIIKNYKGNFALEIGIGSGYLTSSLCSNFGYVIGTDLNFDSIVYAKNTTLSKYSNKLLICTNFATSLKFKFDLIISNPPYLPNDTDRVGLKDNTIYGGKEGIEFTFQFLISVLPLLQENGKILLMRSSLANINKMDNFIGNLFSQKKILARKNLFFESLEIVELAGVKDSISEIQDY, from the coding sequence ATGTATAGACCTGCTGAAGATACATTTTTCATGGAAGATATTATCAAAAATTACAAAGGCAACTTTGCCCTAGAAATCGGCATTGGTTCTGGATATTTAACCAGTTCGTTGTGCTCAAATTTTGGTTATGTAATTGGGACTGATCTCAATTTTGATTCGATAGTTTACGCTAAAAACACTACATTATCAAAATATAGTAACAAATTACTAATTTGCACCAACTTTGCTACATCTTTGAAATTTAAATTTGATTTAATAATCAGCAATCCACCGTACTTACCAAATGATACAGATAGAGTAGGCTTAAAAGACAACACCATTTATGGCGGCAAAGAAGGAATTGAATTTACTTTTCAATTTCTTATCTCTGTTCTACCGCTGCTTCAAGAGAACGGAAAGATTTTGTTAATGAGATCATCTCTTGCCAACATTAATAAAATGGATAATTTCATTGGGAATCTTTTTTCCCAAAAAAAGATCTTGGCTAGAAAAAATTTGTTTTTCGAATCTTTGGAGATCGTTGAGCTGGCCGGAGTAAAGGATTCTATTTCTGAGATACAAGATTATTGA
- a CDS encoding cupredoxin domain-containing protein has product MYHNIIAVVVISFIIVGFLWGIGNLLNPPREKNIQKSNDTILLVAQNNAFNQTNPTLHVSSNQPTKLIILNKDFVKHDFISEELGINTAYLSAEQDFVTGIASNKTGNYTYYCSFHPEMRGTIEIT; this is encoded by the coding sequence TTGTATCATAATATCATTGCTGTAGTTGTTATTTCATTCATAATAGTTGGATTCTTATGGGGAATAGGTAATTTGTTGAACCCCCCACGTGAAAAAAACATTCAAAAATCAAATGACACTATCTTGCTGGTAGCTCAGAATAATGCCTTTAATCAGACCAACCCGACTTTACATGTAAGTTCCAATCAACCAACTAAACTCATAATCCTAAACAAAGACTTTGTAAAACATGATTTTATCTCCGAAGAATTGGGTATTAATACTGCCTATCTTAGCGCGGAACAGGATTTTGTGACCGGAATAGCGAGTAATAAGACTGGCAATTATACTTATTATTGTTCTTTTCATCCTGAGATGAGGGGAACAATTGAAATCACCTAG
- the cofC gene encoding 2-phospho-L-lactate guanylyltransferase, with translation MEDPKTAIIIPIKSFEKSKTRLGRFLNIEQRISLCHHFVNDLIEKVSNLEQCQIIFITNESINLPDGVKDKSLIIKEGEKNAGVNGAVALADSYVIRNKFEASLVIPIDIPLFNLSQIREIIRYSKNFDKGICIVPSYRYDGTNILLRKPHKVIETSYDNNSFFNHLKRAMEKGASIKIFDFENLRADVDTIEDIILIFRRHIFSNEPIGDIANSNYYSNKSIQKYDNNALNYLASVLKENHEIWH, from the coding sequence TTGGAAGATCCAAAAACTGCAATAATTATTCCGATAAAGAGCTTTGAAAAAAGCAAAACCAGGCTAGGAAGATTTCTGAATATAGAACAGCGAATTAGTCTATGTCATCACTTTGTAAACGATCTGATTGAGAAAGTTTCGAATCTTGAACAATGTCAAATTATCTTTATTACAAATGAATCAATTAATTTACCTGATGGGGTAAAAGATAAAAGCCTAATAATAAAAGAAGGTGAGAAGAACGCAGGGGTAAACGGCGCTGTAGCTCTTGCAGATTCATATGTTATTAGAAACAAGTTTGAAGCATCTCTAGTAATTCCAATTGATATTCCATTGTTTAACTTGTCACAAATAAGAGAGATTATTCGATATTCCAAAAACTTTGATAAGGGAATCTGTATCGTCCCTTCGTATAGGTACGATGGCACTAATATTTTATTAAGAAAACCTCATAAAGTTATTGAAACCAGTTACGACAACAATAGTTTTTTTAATCATTTAAAAAGAGCTATGGAAAAAGGTGCATCTATCAAAATTTTTGACTTTGAGAACTTAAGGGCAGATGTAGATACAATCGAAGATATTATACTCATTTTTAGAAGGCATATATTTTCTAATGAACCAATCGGCGATATAGCCAATTCAAATTACTACTCCAACAAATCTATTCAGAAATATGATAATAATGCTTTGAATTATCTGGCAAGTGTTTTGAAGGAAAACCATGAAATTTGGCATTAA
- the cofD gene encoding 2-phospho-L-lactate transferase: MITILAGGTGSVKLVRGLYNVFKDIGVISNVADNFWHYGLYICPDIDTIMYGLSNNLDRDRGWGIKNETFNFLSYMKLLDIETWFNLGDKDLSTHIIRTLLLKEGKSISEITNTLSKKYGIRIPIIPVSDNHFETNMVTIDDKIVHLQEYWIKYNGALSLKDIVYKNIKQAKINSGCRRLLEKSKLIVIAPGNPISSIGPIIAVPGMKNILRKHRNKIVMVSPIISNKAISGPSEIYMRAKNIQPTIQGLVNFYSEIADKMIFDKVDKVEVEEKIRNAYPQVNFSYANIVMNNSKKESALARHIVSEFC, encoded by the coding sequence TTGATTACTATTTTAGCGGGAGGAACAGGCTCAGTAAAGCTGGTTCGAGGTCTATACAATGTCTTCAAAGACATTGGAGTTATCTCCAACGTTGCTGATAATTTTTGGCATTATGGTTTGTACATTTGTCCTGATATTGATACTATAATGTATGGATTAAGTAATAATTTAGACAGGGACAGAGGCTGGGGTATCAAAAATGAGACATTTAATTTCCTTAGTTATATGAAATTACTCGACATCGAAACTTGGTTTAACCTTGGTGACAAAGATCTGTCCACTCACATCATTAGAACCCTTTTGCTAAAAGAAGGTAAAAGTATATCGGAAATAACCAATACACTATCAAAAAAGTATGGGATTCGTATTCCAATAATACCTGTATCAGACAACCATTTCGAAACAAATATGGTAACAATTGACGACAAGATAGTTCACTTGCAGGAATATTGGATTAAATATAATGGAGCTTTGTCTTTGAAGGATATAGTTTACAAGAATATAAAACAGGCCAAAATCAATTCTGGTTGCCGTAGGCTACTTGAGAAATCTAAACTGATAGTAATTGCACCTGGAAATCCTATATCTAGTATCGGGCCCATTATCGCAGTCCCTGGGATGAAAAATATATTGCGCAAGCATAGAAACAAGATAGTAATGGTTTCACCAATTATTTCAAATAAGGCCATAAGCGGCCCTAGTGAAATCTATATGAGGGCAAAGAACATTCAACCGACAATACAAGGACTAGTCAATTTTTATTCAGAAATTGCTGATAAAATGATATTTGATAAGGTTGACAAAGTTGAGGTTGAAGAAAAAATAAGAAATGCTTATCCCCAGGTCAATTTTTCCTATGCCAATATTGTTATGAATAATTCTAAGAAGGAATCCGCCTTGGCAAGACATATTGTTTCTGAATTTTGCTGA